One Cynocephalus volans isolate mCynVol1 chromosome 7, mCynVol1.pri, whole genome shotgun sequence genomic region harbors:
- the LOC134381579 gene encoding heat shock factor-binding protein 1-like: MAETDPKTVWDLTSVVETLLQQMRDKFQTMSDQIIGRIDMSSLIDDLEKNITDPMTQAEVEELEHENKIPATPKS; the protein is encoded by the coding sequence ATGGCCGAGACTGACCCTAAGACCGTCTGGGATCTCACCTCGGTGGTGGAGACACTCCTGCAACAGATGCGAGATAAATTTCAGACCATGTCTGACCAGATCATTGGAAGGATTGATATGAGTAGTCTCATTGATGATCTGGAGAAAAACATCACAGACCCCATGACACAGGCTGAGGTGGAAGAACTGGAACATGAAAACAAGATACCTGCCACACCAAAGAGTTGA